CAAAAAGAAAAACAAAGGCTATAAAAAATACCATAAAGTCAGACAAGATGGCGTTTATGTTCCATCTGGTGAAAATGATAACCTTATTGTGCAAAAGCTCAGCAAAAATCCAGCAGCGATTGGCATCTTTGGCTATAGCTTCCTGATTGAGAACGATGATAAAGTGTCTGCCGCAAAAATCAATGGCATCGTACCCACACCTGAGACAATTTCGAGTGGCAAGTACCCCATTTCACGTTCATTATTCTTCTACACCAAGAACTCACATAGAAAAGACGTACCAGCAATGGATCAATATGTCGCTATGTTCATGAAAGAAGACATGATTGGACCTGAAGGCATCTTAAGTGAAATTGGCTTAATTCCATTACCTGATGATAGCCGCACTAAAATCAGAGCCAGTGTTGCTAAATATACTAAATTAACTTTGGATGATTTAAGCAAAAAATAAACCTTAGATGTTGCTATGGGTTGTTTGGCAAAGTATACCTTCTTAGGTGTACTTTGCCCGTTCTAAATGAGTAAAATTCAGTCATATTTCTATGTTGTTATTTCTACTCTCCGGGGTATCTATTGAAAGCTTTTGAATCAAAAAAAATACATAATGAGATTAAAGAACGCATCATCAAGTTCCTGTTAATCGCAGCTGCCACTGTCTCCATTTTAACGACCTTTGGCGTATTATTTTCTATTCTCTTTGAAGCCATTGAATTTTTTCAAATGAAAAGTTTCTGGTATTTTATCAGTGGCACAGAATGGTCTCCTGGTGTTGCTGATAGTAAATTTGGTGCCTTACCTATTTTTGCCGGCACCTTCATGATCACCTTCATTGCCATGTTTGTTGCCCTACCCATTGGCTTAGGCAGTGCCATCTTTATGAGTGAATATGCCTCCCCTAAACTCCGTGGTCGCTTAAAACCACTCTTGGAAATACTGGCCGGCATACCGACCGTTGTTTATGGTTTTTTTGCCGCCATCACTGTAGCCCCCTTTATTGTTAATTTCTTTGCCCTGCTCGGTATCCACGCCTCATTTAATAGTGCTTTGGCCAGTGGTGTCGTGATGGGCATTATGATCATCCCCATTATTTCATCCTTAAGTGATGACGTTATTCGAGCCGTACCCGACTCACAACGTAAAGCCTCTTTAGCACTGGGTATGACCATGAGCGAAACCATTAAGGCGATTGTGATTCCATCCGCCTTACCCGGTATTATTTCTGCCACTCTCTTAGGCTTGTCTAAGGCGTTGGGCGAAACCATGATCGTGGTGATGGCTGCTGGCCTACGTCCCAACCTATCCTGGAATATGCTCGAAGATATGACCACTGTCACCGTACGTATTGTCGATGCACTGGTCGGTGATCATGAATTTAATTCACCCGACACTTTATCAGCCTTTGCTTTAGGTTTGATCCTGTTTGTCTTTACCTTAGTTTTAAATATTATTTCTGTCGCCCTGATCCGTAAGTTTAAAGAAAAATATAAAATTAATACCTTATAAAAATTAATTGAAAAATAGTCATAATGAATAAAAAAATTGCTACAAAAATCTTAGCAGAGAATCCCTTCCATGATCCCTCGCTAAAAAAACGTCATGCCAGTGCAACACGCTTCAAATGGTTTACCATTGCCTGCGTAGCATTTGCACTCAGTTTTCTGGTATTTTTTCTGGGTGATATGATCATCAAGGGACTACCGGCATTTCAACAAACCTATATGCAAATTGATGTGACTTACAATGAAAAATCACTGTTATCAACTCGTAAGGCCATCGATAAAAAATACCGTCGTATTGTCAGTCGTGCCTGGCTGAGAAACATTCCTCGCTCAGTTGAAGAAAATCCAGAGCTCATGAACACCACACAAAATACTTGGGTTTTGGTCAATCATCAGGTGGATCAATATCTCAAGGGACACCATTACAAAATTAAAGACAAAATCTTAAAAACTGTCGACGAAATGCACGCACAGGGGAAACTTCGACTACAGTTCAATGTCATCTTTTTCACCCATGGCGACTCTAAGATCCCAGAAAATTCTGGCCTCAAATCAGCTATATTTGGAAGCATACTCACTCTCTTAGTCACCATGGCCGTGGCCTTTCCTCTAGGCGTCATGACCGCAGTCTATCTGGAAGAATTTGCCGAAGATAATCGCTGGACACAAATGATTGAAATTAATATCAATAATCTTGCGGCGATTCCTTCTATTTTATTTGGTTTACTGGGCTTGGCCGTGTTCATTAACCTCTTTGGCCTGCCTCGTAGTACACCGATTGTCGGCGGTTTAACCTTAGCCCTCATGACATTGCCCATTATTATTGTTAGTTCCAGAGCGGCATTAAGAAGTGTCCCTGATAGTATTCGCCAAGCAGGTTATGGTCTGGGGCTGACCAAAATACAAGTGGTTCAGGATCATGTGCTACCTTTAGCATTCCCCGGCATTATGACCGGCTCGATTATTGGTTTGGCACAGGCAATGGGTGAAACAGCCCCCCTAATTATTATTGGCATGATTGCCTTTATTCCCGATAGCCCCAGTTCAATTTTAGAAGCTGCCACGGTCATGCCCGCACAAATCTTCACCTGGGCAGGCATGCCTGAACGTGCCTATATTGAACGTACGGCTGCAGGCATTATGGTGCTGCTAACGGTATTGATCACACTCAATACTATGGCAATTTATTTACGCAAAAAATTTGAAGTAAAATGGTAACAATATGGTAACTCACACAGCAGGTAGGGCAGAAATATGAGCAATGAACATTCTGCACCAGAAACACCGGACATAAAAATTAAAGTACGTGATTTGAATTTATATTATGGTGACAATCATGCATTGCATCATATTGATATGGATCTTTATAAAAATAAAATCACTGCCTTAATTGGCCCATCCGGTTGTGGCAAATCAACTTTTTTACGTTGCCTGAATCGCATGAACGAATTGATCAGCTCCGTTCGAGTCGAAGGCAAGGTCATTATTGATGGTAAAAACATCTATGATAAGGATGTTGATGAAGTCTCGGTACGCAAACGTGTCGGCATGGTTTTTCAACAGCCCAATCCATTCCCAAAATCCATTTATGACAATGTTGCTTATGCACCCATTAAGCATGGCTTCGTAAAAAAAGGCAAAGGCTGTCATGAGTTAGTTGAGAAATCATTAGTTCAAGCAGGCTTATGGAATGAAGTCAAAGATAAACTGAACACACCTGGCACATCACTCTCAGGTGGTCAGCAACAACGACTCTGTATAGCTAGAACCATCGCAGTGCAACCGGATGTTATTTTGATGGATGAGCCAACCTCCGCATTAGATCCTATTTCAACAGAAAAGATCGAAGCACTGATGCTAGAACTCAAAGAAAAATATGCCATTGTTATTGTGACTCACAATATGCAACAAGCAGGACGTGTTGCCGATTATACGGCATTTTTTCACTTAGGCGATTTAATAGAATATTCTGACACAGAAACTATTTTTATTAATCCAGGCAAAAAGAAAACCGAAGATTATATTACAGGCAGGTATGGATAATGCTACCCACAGAAAAAGAAAAACTACAAATCATCCTTGATGAAGTCCTAAAATTAGGACAATCAACACTGGATATCAATAAGCTTATTTTGGAAAAATTGGAACACTGTCAGCCCTGTCTGCTCACAGAAATTAATAAAATTTCCAAAAAAGAGCGTTACAAAAAAATTGATTTGATCGACAATCTGATTATTAAAGTATTTGCCTTATACACTCCAGAAGCACGTGACCTGAGAGAGTTGATTGCATTCTTAAAAATTACCAATGAGTTTGATCGCATTGCCAATAGTAGCAATTCATTTATTCATGATTTTCCCATCGCCCTAAGCGATGAACTTGACCGGGATCTTATTCTGGAATATGCCATCCCGCTACAAAAATCATCAGTGATCGCATTGGAATATGCACTGAAACTGTTAGCCCTTGATGATCTTGAATTGGTCGATGATTATTATTCAACCGTGTCACTTGAAGAAAGTAAAAATGATGATCTCTATAAGATCATTGAAAAAACCTTACTCAAAAAAATCAATAGTGACATGCATCTGACTAAGGACTATCAAGATGTGATGGCAGCTCTACGTCGTTTGGAAAAGGTCGCTGATCGCGCCCTGAGCATTGCCAATTTAATGCATTATGCCAAACTTGGTGGCGTTATCAGAAAAACTTAATAATAGTATACCATTAGATACAATATAAGATTAAAAACATAACTCGACCCCAAAACAACAAAAGATAAGACCGTTTAAAAAAGGATATCAAACATGCTAGCACAGTTTTTAGCGAAAGAAGAAAGCATCATTCGCAAAAATATTTTAAAAATGGGTCATAAAACCAACATTGCCATTGAAAAATCAATTCAATGTTATAAAACACTCAGCCTCACACTCGCTGAAGAAGTCATAAAAAACGATGCCGTCATCAATGAATTACAAGCTCAGTAATGTGGCTATACTTAACCGGACACACAACTTAAAATAACTAAAAGATAAAAAGTGTGACCTAAAATGAATGATCAAACAAAAAAACCGAATAAAAGCTATACATCAGAATTTAAAGAATCAGCTGTCAAATTAGCTAATGAGACGGATCAACCCGTTTCTCAGACTGCCAGGGAGCTAGGTGTTAATGTAAATACTCTACATACCTGGATCAGTAAATATTCCAAACCGGTGAAGACGGTAGCCAATAGAAGTGATGAACACATTTATGATGAAGTAAAACGTCTGAAAAAGAATTGGCAAAAGTGATTCAGGAGCGTGATTTATTAAAAGGCCACAGCGTACTTTGCAAGGGAAACTTTGTGAAGTACGCATGGATAACTGATCAGGCTAAAGATTACCCGGTAACGATTCTGTGCCGTTTTATGGATGTTTCCGTAGTTGCTATTATGATTGGGTTAGCTCTCCTAAAACGGATAGAGAGAAAGAAAATGAAGCGCTTACTGAGCAGCTAAAAAACTGTTTGAAGACAGTCGCAAGACTTATGGAACCCGTCGTCTTAAAAGAAAACTGGCTGAAAAAGGCGTTCATATAAGCCGCCGGAGAATTGGTCGATTAATGAAAAAGCCGGTTTGTTTTGTAAAACGAAGAGACGCTTTAAAGCGACGACTAATTCCAAGCATAATAAGCGTATATCTCCAAATTTACTGGAAAGAGAGTTTACTGTCTCTCAACCTGATCGCTACTATGTGGGTGATATTACCTATATTGCCACCAAGGAAGGCTGGTTATATTTAGCGGTTGTCATTGACTTATTCTCTAGGCAAATTGTTGGCTGGTCGATGGATGAGCGAATGAAAGCCAAGCTAGTCAATGATGCTTTACTGATGGCCATATGGAAGCGTAAACCAATGGATGGATTGCTTTGGCATACTGACCGAGGTAGCCAATATGCCTCTGATAGTCATAGAAAAATATTGTCGGATCATAACATAATTCAGTCTATGAGCCGCAAAGGAAATTGCTGGGACAATGCTGTATCAGAGAGCTTCTTTCATAGTTTGAAAACTGAATTGACGCACCATTGTCGATTCAAAACCAGAGTAGAAGCAAAGCAGGCAATATTTGAATATATTGAGGTATTTTATAATCGGGAGCGACTTCATTCGGCTAATGATTATTTGTCACCAGTCGATTATGAAATACAGCAGGAAATAGCTTAAATCGATTGATTGAAGAGGGTAAAGGCGACATAAATGCCGCCCATTACCGTTGACGGCCATCGGCTCCTCAGCCTGTGCCGTGAAGATATTGTAACAGGATCATTACCGTTGTGAAAATACCTTGGGTGAATGGAACGGCTCTATCGTTCCAGAGGGCAAAGCCCTTTCTCTTCATCTGTTTAAAGTTAACATGAGAAACTAAAATGATAGGAAATACAAAATGACAAAAATCACTTGAAACAGCCAAAAAATATTTAGAAAACTGTCCGGAAAAGTGTTGACACATCACAGGTAGAAGCCGACTGCATTCAAGTCATTGCCCGACAACAACCTGTCGCCCACGATCTGCGCGAACTATTATCCGACATGAATATCGCCAAAGAACTTGAGCGTATTGCCGATTATGCAGTGGCCATGCCAAAATTGTTCGCAAGTTGCCACAAAAGAACAAATTATGGAACCGGATATCATTGAAATGGCAAAAAATGCATTGCCATGCTCAATGAAGTATTGATTGATTATGCTGAGCAGGATGCCCAAAAGGCCAATAATGTTGCTCTATTAGATGACGAAATAGATGAACTAGAACACCGCCTCAATGATAAAATGTTTAAGCGTATGCAAAGCAACCCCGAAGATGCGATCACCTATACCTATCAATTGTGGATCATTCATCAATTAGAACGCATGGGTGATCGGGTCACTAATATTGCTGAATGCGTGATCTTTTAGCCACCGGCAAAGTGGTAAATTTTGATTAAATGACAGTCGATTAAATGACTATAGTATTAGCACACAAGCCCTAGGACTTCTTTAGTCTGTACCATCTTTTCAGGTGGGTGCTTTGCTTCACGGCAATACTTATACTGCATACCATCACTGGCAATATAAGGCCAAAAGTATTCGCTTCTAAGCAGGTTAATCGAGCCAGAATCCAATCGACTCGATCATTCGAAAACTCAACCATTTCACTACATTGTTCTAAACGGTATAAATTAGCTTTTTTGATATCACTCACAATCTCTCTTCATCTAACAATACTATATCCCTCACGGGGTTCATAGAACCACAGGTTAAATTCAAAGCCATTATGCTTCTTAACAATTATTATTTCTTGTCAT
This genomic window from sulfur-oxidizing endosymbiont of Gigantopelta aegis contains:
- a CDS encoding PhoU domain-containing protein, translated to MLAQFLAKEESIIRKNILKMGHKTNIAIEKSIQCYKTLSLTLAEEVIKNDAVINELQAQ
- the pstA gene encoding phosphate ABC transporter permease PstA; this encodes MNKKIATKILAENPFHDPSLKKRHASATRFKWFTIACVAFALSFLVFFLGDMIIKGLPAFQQTYMQIDVTYNEKSLLSTRKAIDKKYRRIVSRAWLRNIPRSVEENPELMNTTQNTWVLVNHQVDQYLKGHHYKIKDKILKTVDEMHAQGKLRLQFNVIFFTHGDSKIPENSGLKSAIFGSILTLLVTMAVAFPLGVMTAVYLEEFAEDNRWTQMIEININNLAAIPSILFGLLGLAVFINLFGLPRSTPIVGGLTLALMTLPIIIVSSRAALRSVPDSIRQAGYGLGLTKIQVVQDHVLPLAFPGIMTGSIIGLAQAMGETAPLIIIGMIAFIPDSPSSILEAATVMPAQIFTWAGMPERAYIERTAAGIMVLLTVLITLNTMAIYLRKKFEVKW
- a CDS encoding PhoU family transcriptional regulator; this translates as MLPTEKEKLQIILDEVLKLGQSTLDINKLILEKLEHCQPCLLTEINKISKKERYKKIDLIDNLIIKVFALYTPEARDLRELIAFLKITNEFDRIANSSNSFIHDFPIALSDELDRDLILEYAIPLQKSSVIALEYALKLLALDDLELVDDYYSTVSLEESKNDDLYKIIEKTLLKKINSDMHLTKDYQDVMAALRRLEKVADRALSIANLMHYAKLGGVIRKT
- the pstB gene encoding phosphate ABC transporter ATP-binding protein PstB translates to MSNEHSAPETPDIKIKVRDLNLYYGDNHALHHIDMDLYKNKITALIGPSGCGKSTFLRCLNRMNELISSVRVEGKVIIDGKNIYDKDVDEVSVRKRVGMVFQQPNPFPKSIYDNVAYAPIKHGFVKKGKGCHELVEKSLVQAGLWNEVKDKLNTPGTSLSGGQQQRLCIARTIAVQPDVILMDEPTSALDPISTEKIEALMLELKEKYAIVIVTHNMQQAGRVADYTAFFHLGDLIEYSDTETIFINPGKKKTEDYITGRYG
- a CDS encoding PhoU domain-containing protein, whose product is MAMLNEVLIDYAEQDAQKANNVALLDDEIDELEHRLNDKMFKRMQSNPEDAITYTYQLWIIHQLERMGDRVTNIAECVIF
- the pstC gene encoding phosphate ABC transporter permease subunit PstC, which gives rise to MKAFESKKIHNEIKERIIKFLLIAAATVSILTTFGVLFSILFEAIEFFQMKSFWYFISGTEWSPGVADSKFGALPIFAGTFMITFIAMFVALPIGLGSAIFMSEYASPKLRGRLKPLLEILAGIPTVVYGFFAAITVAPFIVNFFALLGIHASFNSALASGVVMGIMIIPIISSLSDDVIRAVPDSQRKASLALGMTMSETIKAIVIPSALPGIISATLLGLSKALGETMIVVMAAGLRPNLSWNMLEDMTTVTVRIVDALVGDHEFNSPDTLSAFALGLILFVFTLVLNIISVALIRKFKEKYKINTL